In Drosophila santomea strain STO CAGO 1482 chromosome 3L, Prin_Dsan_1.1, whole genome shotgun sequence, a single window of DNA contains:
- the LOC120449118 gene encoding uncharacterized protein LOC120449118: protein MTNAVSVTTNENCPVGQNIGSNKNTMSPTEISIEQLPNLASNWSTFLRDITNDRKLRAERINRQSENVIQFINRFPLLESS from the coding sequence atgaCAAACGCTGTGTCAGTAACAACTAACGAGAACTgcccagttggccaaaacattGGATCCAACAAAAATACGATGTCGCCCACTGAAATATCCATTGAGCAATTGCCGAATCTCGCATCGAACTGGTCAACTTTTCTTAGAGATATTACCAACGATCGAAAGCTGCGAGCTGAGCGCATAAATCGGCAGTCGGAAAATGTCattcaatttataaatagatTCCCGCTCCTGGAATCTTCCTGA